Proteins from one Physeter macrocephalus isolate SW-GA chromosome 16, ASM283717v5, whole genome shotgun sequence genomic window:
- the ATG16L2 gene encoding protein Atg16l2 isoform X11: MAYQVVEKSAALGTLESQLEERQSRLAALEARVAQLQEAREKEAGQVDARRALNAAQRAAYEALRVHVGHQEAALRRLEEEARDLLDRLVRRKARAAAERNLRNERRERAKQARVSQELKKAAKRTVSISESPDTLGDGIREEADTLALAAEPAFLESEVGEKWKRPFRSASATSLTLSRCVDVVKGLLDFKKRRGHSVGGAPEQRYQSIPVCVAARLPTRAQDVLDAHLSEVNAVRFGPSSSLLATGGADRLILLWNVVGGRLEANQTLEGAGGSITSVDFDPSGSQVLAATYNKAAQLWKVGEAQSKETLSGHTDKVTAAKFKLTRHQAVTGSRDRTVKEWDLGRAYCSRTINVLSYCNDVVCGDHVIISGHNDQKIRFWDSRGPRCTQVIPVQGRVTSLSLSHDQLHLLSCSRDDTLKVIDLRVSNIRQVFRADGFRCGSDWTKAVFSPDRSYALAGSWDGALYIWDVDTGKLESSLRGPHCAAVNAVAWCYSGSHVVSVDQARKVVLWH, encoded by the exons ATGGCCTACCAGGTGGTGGAGAAGAGCGCGGCCCTGGGCACCCTGGAGTCACAGCTGGAGGAGCGGCAAAGCAG GCTGGCAGCTCTGGAGGCCCGCGTGGCGCAGCTGCAGGAGGCGCGGGAGAAGGAGGCGGGACAGGTGGATGCGCGGCGCGCGCTGAACGCGGCACAGCGGGCGGCCTACGAGGCGCTGCGCGTGCACGTCGGGCACCAGGAGGCGGCTCTGCGCAGGCTCGAGGAGGAGGCACGCGACCTGCTGGATCGCCTGGTGCGGCGAAAGGCGCGCGCTGCAGCCGAGCGCAACCTGCGCAACGAGCGCCGCGAGAG GGCCAAGCAGGCGCGGGTGTCCCAGGAGCTGAAGAAGGCAGCCAAGCGGACAGTGAGCATAAGCGA GAGCCCAGACACATTAGGCGATGGGATCAGAGAGGAAGCAGACACTCTGGCTCTGGCAGCTGAGCCGGCGTTCCTGGAGAGTGAGGTTGGTGAGAAATGGAAGAGGCCCTTCAG GTCTGCCTCCGCCACCTCCCTGACGTTGTCCCGCTGTGTGGATGTGGTGAAGGGGCTTCTGGA TTTCAAGAAGAGGAGAGGCCACTCAGTTGGGGGAGCCCCTGAGCAGCGATACCAGAGCATCCCTGTGTGCGTGGCCGCCCGACTTCCTACCCGAGCTCAGGATGTGCTG GATGCCCACCTCTCCGAGGTCAATGCTGTTCGTTTTGGCCCCAGTAGCAGCCTCCTGGCCACCGGAGGGGCTGACCGCCTCATCCTCCTCTGGAATGTCGTGGGAG GGCGCCTGGAGGCCAACCAGACCCTTGAAGGAGCTGGCGGCAGCATCACCAGTGTGGACTTTGACCCCTCG gGCTCCCAGGTACTGGCAGCTACTTACAATAAGGCCGCCCAGCTTTGGAAGGTTGGGGAGGCACAGTCCAAG GAGACACTATCTGGACACACAGACAAGGTGACGGCTGCCAAATTCAAGCTAACGAGGCATCAGGCGGTGACCGGGAGCCGGGACCGGACAGTGAAGGAGTGGGACCTCGGCCGAGCCTACT GTTCCAGGACCATCAATGTCCTTTCCTACTGTAACGATGTGGTGTGTGGGGACCATGTCATCATTAGTGGTCACAATGACCAGAAGATCCGGTTCTGGGACAGCAG GGGACCCCGCTGCACCCAGGTCATCCCTGTGCAGGGCCGggtcacctccctgagcctcagccacGACCAGCTGCATCTGCTCAGCTGTTCCCGAGACGACACGCTCAAGGTCATCGACCTGCGTGTCAGCAATATCCGCCAGGTGTTCAG GGCTGATGGCTTCAGGTGCGGTTCTGACTGGACCAAAGCTGTGTTCAG CCCAGACAGAAGCTACGCACTGGCAGGTTCCTGGGATGGAGCCCTTTACATCTGGGATGTAGACACTGGGAAACTGGAGAGTAGCCTTCGGGGACCCCATTG cgCTGCCGTCAATGCCGTGGCCTGGTGCTACTCTGGGAGCCACGTGGTGAGCGTGGACCAGGCCAGGAAGGTTGTGCTCTGGCACTAG
- the ATG16L2 gene encoding protein Atg16l2 isoform X8, with protein MAGPSDPGVPAARWKRHIVRQLRQRDRTQKALFLELVPAYNRLLEKAELLAQFSEKLQPEPTAVTRALHQGAWEEESGPDSYQVPSPAALRVKWQEEEEGLRLVCGEMAYQVVEKSAALGTLESQLEERQSRLAALEARVAQLQEAREKEAGQVDARRALNAAQRAAYEALRVHVGHQEAALRRLEEEARDLLDRLVRRKARAAAERNLRNERRERAKQARVSQELKKAAKRTVSISESPDTLGDGIREEADTLALAAEPAFLESEVGEKWKRPFRSASATSLTLSRCVDVVKGLLDFKKRRGHSVGGAPEQRYQSIPVCVAARLPTRAQDVLDAHLSEVNAVRFGPSSSLLATGGADRLILLWNVVGGRLEANQTLEGAGGSITSVDFDPSGSQVLAATYNKAAQLWKVGEAQSKETLSGHTDKVTAAKFKLTRHQAVTGSRDRTVKEWDLGRAYCSRTINVLSYCNDVVCGDHVIISGHNDQKIRFWDSRADGFRCGSDWTKAVFSPDRSYALAGSWDGALYIWDVDTGKLESSLRGPHCAAVNAVAWCYSGSHVVSVDQARKVVLWH; from the exons ATGGCGGGGCCGAGCGACCCCGGCGTTCCTGCCGCCCGCTGGAAACGCCACATCGTGCGGCAGCTTCGACAGCGAGACCGAACGCAAAAGGCCCTCTTCCTGGAGCTGGTGCCGGCCT ATAACCGTCTCCTAGAGAAAGCGGAGCTGCTGGCCCAGTTCTCAGAGAAGCTGCAGCCAGAGCCCACCGCTGTCACTCGGGCTCTCCACCAGGGCGCCTG GGAGGAGGAGTCAGGGCCTGACTCATACCAAGTCCCATCACCAGCAGCTCTGAGGGTGAAGtggcaagaggaggaggaggggctccGGTTGGTGTGTGGAGAG ATGGCCTACCAGGTGGTGGAGAAGAGCGCGGCCCTGGGCACCCTGGAGTCACAGCTGGAGGAGCGGCAAAGCAG GCTGGCAGCTCTGGAGGCCCGCGTGGCGCAGCTGCAGGAGGCGCGGGAGAAGGAGGCGGGACAGGTGGATGCGCGGCGCGCGCTGAACGCGGCACAGCGGGCGGCCTACGAGGCGCTGCGCGTGCACGTCGGGCACCAGGAGGCGGCTCTGCGCAGGCTCGAGGAGGAGGCACGCGACCTGCTGGATCGCCTGGTGCGGCGAAAGGCGCGCGCTGCAGCCGAGCGCAACCTGCGCAACGAGCGCCGCGAGAG GGCCAAGCAGGCGCGGGTGTCCCAGGAGCTGAAGAAGGCAGCCAAGCGGACAGTGAGCATAAGCGA GAGCCCAGACACATTAGGCGATGGGATCAGAGAGGAAGCAGACACTCTGGCTCTGGCAGCTGAGCCGGCGTTCCTGGAGAGTGAGGTTGGTGAGAAATGGAAGAGGCCCTTCAG GTCTGCCTCCGCCACCTCCCTGACGTTGTCCCGCTGTGTGGATGTGGTGAAGGGGCTTCTGGA TTTCAAGAAGAGGAGAGGCCACTCAGTTGGGGGAGCCCCTGAGCAGCGATACCAGAGCATCCCTGTGTGCGTGGCCGCCCGACTTCCTACCCGAGCTCAGGATGTGCTG GATGCCCACCTCTCCGAGGTCAATGCTGTTCGTTTTGGCCCCAGTAGCAGCCTCCTGGCCACCGGAGGGGCTGACCGCCTCATCCTCCTCTGGAATGTCGTGGGAG GGCGCCTGGAGGCCAACCAGACCCTTGAAGGAGCTGGCGGCAGCATCACCAGTGTGGACTTTGACCCCTCG gGCTCCCAGGTACTGGCAGCTACTTACAATAAGGCCGCCCAGCTTTGGAAGGTTGGGGAGGCACAGTCCAAG GAGACACTATCTGGACACACAGACAAGGTGACGGCTGCCAAATTCAAGCTAACGAGGCATCAGGCGGTGACCGGGAGCCGGGACCGGACAGTGAAGGAGTGGGACCTCGGCCGAGCCTACT GTTCCAGGACCATCAATGTCCTTTCCTACTGTAACGATGTGGTGTGTGGGGACCATGTCATCATTAGTGGTCACAATGACCAGAAGATCCGGTTCTGGGACAGCAG GGCTGATGGCTTCAGGTGCGGTTCTGACTGGACCAAAGCTGTGTTCAG CCCAGACAGAAGCTACGCACTGGCAGGTTCCTGGGATGGAGCCCTTTACATCTGGGATGTAGACACTGGGAAACTGGAGAGTAGCCTTCGGGGACCCCATTG cgCTGCCGTCAATGCCGTGGCCTGGTGCTACTCTGGGAGCCACGTGGTGAGCGTGGACCAGGCCAGGAAGGTTGTGCTCTGGCACTAG
- the ATG16L2 gene encoding protein Atg16l2 isoform X3 yields MAGPSDPGVPAARWKRHIVRQLRQRDRTQKALFLELVPAYNRLLEKAELLAQFSEKLQPEPTAVTRALHQGAWEEESGPDSYQVPSPAALRVKWQEEEEGLRLVCGEMAYQVVEKSAALGTLESQLEERQSRLAALEARVAQLQEAREKEAGQVDARRALNAAQRAAYEALRVHVGHQEAALRRLEEEARDLLDRLVRRKARAAAERNLRNERRERAKQARVSQELKKAAKRTVSISESPDTLGDGIREEADTLALAAEPAFLESEVGEKWKRPFRSASATSLTLSRCVDVVKGLLDFKKRRGHSVGGAPEQRYQSIPVCVAARLPTRAQDVLDAHLSEVNAVRFGPSSSLLATGGADRLILLWNVVGGRLEANQTLEGAGGSITSVDFDPSETLSGHTDKVTAAKFKLTRHQAVTGSRDRTVKEWDLGRAYCSRTINVLSYCNDVVCGDHVIISGHNDQKIRFWDSRGPRCTQVIPVQGRVTSLSLSHDQLHLLSCSRDDTLKVIDLRVSNIRQVFRADGFRCGSDWTKAVFSPDRSYALAGSWDGALYIWDVDTGKLESSLRGPHCAAVNAVAWCYSGSHVVSVDQARKVVLWH; encoded by the exons ATGGCGGGGCCGAGCGACCCCGGCGTTCCTGCCGCCCGCTGGAAACGCCACATCGTGCGGCAGCTTCGACAGCGAGACCGAACGCAAAAGGCCCTCTTCCTGGAGCTGGTGCCGGCCT ATAACCGTCTCCTAGAGAAAGCGGAGCTGCTGGCCCAGTTCTCAGAGAAGCTGCAGCCAGAGCCCACCGCTGTCACTCGGGCTCTCCACCAGGGCGCCTG GGAGGAGGAGTCAGGGCCTGACTCATACCAAGTCCCATCACCAGCAGCTCTGAGGGTGAAGtggcaagaggaggaggaggggctccGGTTGGTGTGTGGAGAG ATGGCCTACCAGGTGGTGGAGAAGAGCGCGGCCCTGGGCACCCTGGAGTCACAGCTGGAGGAGCGGCAAAGCAG GCTGGCAGCTCTGGAGGCCCGCGTGGCGCAGCTGCAGGAGGCGCGGGAGAAGGAGGCGGGACAGGTGGATGCGCGGCGCGCGCTGAACGCGGCACAGCGGGCGGCCTACGAGGCGCTGCGCGTGCACGTCGGGCACCAGGAGGCGGCTCTGCGCAGGCTCGAGGAGGAGGCACGCGACCTGCTGGATCGCCTGGTGCGGCGAAAGGCGCGCGCTGCAGCCGAGCGCAACCTGCGCAACGAGCGCCGCGAGAG GGCCAAGCAGGCGCGGGTGTCCCAGGAGCTGAAGAAGGCAGCCAAGCGGACAGTGAGCATAAGCGA GAGCCCAGACACATTAGGCGATGGGATCAGAGAGGAAGCAGACACTCTGGCTCTGGCAGCTGAGCCGGCGTTCCTGGAGAGTGAGGTTGGTGAGAAATGGAAGAGGCCCTTCAG GTCTGCCTCCGCCACCTCCCTGACGTTGTCCCGCTGTGTGGATGTGGTGAAGGGGCTTCTGGA TTTCAAGAAGAGGAGAGGCCACTCAGTTGGGGGAGCCCCTGAGCAGCGATACCAGAGCATCCCTGTGTGCGTGGCCGCCCGACTTCCTACCCGAGCTCAGGATGTGCTG GATGCCCACCTCTCCGAGGTCAATGCTGTTCGTTTTGGCCCCAGTAGCAGCCTCCTGGCCACCGGAGGGGCTGACCGCCTCATCCTCCTCTGGAATGTCGTGGGAG GGCGCCTGGAGGCCAACCAGACCCTTGAAGGAGCTGGCGGCAGCATCACCAGTGTGGACTTTGACCCCTCG GAGACACTATCTGGACACACAGACAAGGTGACGGCTGCCAAATTCAAGCTAACGAGGCATCAGGCGGTGACCGGGAGCCGGGACCGGACAGTGAAGGAGTGGGACCTCGGCCGAGCCTACT GTTCCAGGACCATCAATGTCCTTTCCTACTGTAACGATGTGGTGTGTGGGGACCATGTCATCATTAGTGGTCACAATGACCAGAAGATCCGGTTCTGGGACAGCAG GGGACCCCGCTGCACCCAGGTCATCCCTGTGCAGGGCCGggtcacctccctgagcctcagccacGACCAGCTGCATCTGCTCAGCTGTTCCCGAGACGACACGCTCAAGGTCATCGACCTGCGTGTCAGCAATATCCGCCAGGTGTTCAG GGCTGATGGCTTCAGGTGCGGTTCTGACTGGACCAAAGCTGTGTTCAG CCCAGACAGAAGCTACGCACTGGCAGGTTCCTGGGATGGAGCCCTTTACATCTGGGATGTAGACACTGGGAAACTGGAGAGTAGCCTTCGGGGACCCCATTG cgCTGCCGTCAATGCCGTGGCCTGGTGCTACTCTGGGAGCCACGTGGTGAGCGTGGACCAGGCCAGGAAGGTTGTGCTCTGGCACTAG
- the ATG16L2 gene encoding protein Atg16l2 isoform X1 — MAGPSDPGVPAARWKRHIVRQLRQRDRTQKALFLELVPAYNRLLEKAELLAQFSEKLQPEPTAVTRALHQGAWEEESGPDSYQVPSPAALRVKWQEEEEGLRLVCGEMAYQVVEKSAALGTLESQLEERQSRLAALEARVAQLQEAREKEAGQVDARRALNAAQRAAYEALRVHVGHQEAALRRLEEEARDLLDRLVRRKARAAAERNLRNERRERAKQARVSQELKKAAKRTVSISESPDTLGDGIREEADTLALAAEPAFLESEVGEKWKRPFRSASATSLTLSRCVDVVKGLLDFKKRRGHSVGGAPEQRYQSIPVCVAARLPTRAQDVLDAHLSEVNAVRFGPSSSLLATGGADRLILLWNVVGGRLEANQTLEGAGGSITSVDFDPSGSQVLAATYNKAAQLWKVGEAQSKETLSGHTDKVTAAKFKLTRHQAVTGSRDRTVKEWDLGRAYCSRTINVLSYCNDVVCGDHVIISGHNDQKIRFWDSRGPRCTQVIPVQGRVTSLSLSHDQLHLLSCSRDDTLKVIDLRVSNIRQVFRADGFRCGSDWTKAVFSPDRSYALAGSWDGALYIWDVDTGKLESSLRGPHCAAVNAVAWCYSGSHVVSVDQARKVVLWH, encoded by the exons ATGGCGGGGCCGAGCGACCCCGGCGTTCCTGCCGCCCGCTGGAAACGCCACATCGTGCGGCAGCTTCGACAGCGAGACCGAACGCAAAAGGCCCTCTTCCTGGAGCTGGTGCCGGCCT ATAACCGTCTCCTAGAGAAAGCGGAGCTGCTGGCCCAGTTCTCAGAGAAGCTGCAGCCAGAGCCCACCGCTGTCACTCGGGCTCTCCACCAGGGCGCCTG GGAGGAGGAGTCAGGGCCTGACTCATACCAAGTCCCATCACCAGCAGCTCTGAGGGTGAAGtggcaagaggaggaggaggggctccGGTTGGTGTGTGGAGAG ATGGCCTACCAGGTGGTGGAGAAGAGCGCGGCCCTGGGCACCCTGGAGTCACAGCTGGAGGAGCGGCAAAGCAG GCTGGCAGCTCTGGAGGCCCGCGTGGCGCAGCTGCAGGAGGCGCGGGAGAAGGAGGCGGGACAGGTGGATGCGCGGCGCGCGCTGAACGCGGCACAGCGGGCGGCCTACGAGGCGCTGCGCGTGCACGTCGGGCACCAGGAGGCGGCTCTGCGCAGGCTCGAGGAGGAGGCACGCGACCTGCTGGATCGCCTGGTGCGGCGAAAGGCGCGCGCTGCAGCCGAGCGCAACCTGCGCAACGAGCGCCGCGAGAG GGCCAAGCAGGCGCGGGTGTCCCAGGAGCTGAAGAAGGCAGCCAAGCGGACAGTGAGCATAAGCGA GAGCCCAGACACATTAGGCGATGGGATCAGAGAGGAAGCAGACACTCTGGCTCTGGCAGCTGAGCCGGCGTTCCTGGAGAGTGAGGTTGGTGAGAAATGGAAGAGGCCCTTCAG GTCTGCCTCCGCCACCTCCCTGACGTTGTCCCGCTGTGTGGATGTGGTGAAGGGGCTTCTGGA TTTCAAGAAGAGGAGAGGCCACTCAGTTGGGGGAGCCCCTGAGCAGCGATACCAGAGCATCCCTGTGTGCGTGGCCGCCCGACTTCCTACCCGAGCTCAGGATGTGCTG GATGCCCACCTCTCCGAGGTCAATGCTGTTCGTTTTGGCCCCAGTAGCAGCCTCCTGGCCACCGGAGGGGCTGACCGCCTCATCCTCCTCTGGAATGTCGTGGGAG GGCGCCTGGAGGCCAACCAGACCCTTGAAGGAGCTGGCGGCAGCATCACCAGTGTGGACTTTGACCCCTCG gGCTCCCAGGTACTGGCAGCTACTTACAATAAGGCCGCCCAGCTTTGGAAGGTTGGGGAGGCACAGTCCAAG GAGACACTATCTGGACACACAGACAAGGTGACGGCTGCCAAATTCAAGCTAACGAGGCATCAGGCGGTGACCGGGAGCCGGGACCGGACAGTGAAGGAGTGGGACCTCGGCCGAGCCTACT GTTCCAGGACCATCAATGTCCTTTCCTACTGTAACGATGTGGTGTGTGGGGACCATGTCATCATTAGTGGTCACAATGACCAGAAGATCCGGTTCTGGGACAGCAG GGGACCCCGCTGCACCCAGGTCATCCCTGTGCAGGGCCGggtcacctccctgagcctcagccacGACCAGCTGCATCTGCTCAGCTGTTCCCGAGACGACACGCTCAAGGTCATCGACCTGCGTGTCAGCAATATCCGCCAGGTGTTCAG GGCTGATGGCTTCAGGTGCGGTTCTGACTGGACCAAAGCTGTGTTCAG CCCAGACAGAAGCTACGCACTGGCAGGTTCCTGGGATGGAGCCCTTTACATCTGGGATGTAGACACTGGGAAACTGGAGAGTAGCCTTCGGGGACCCCATTG cgCTGCCGTCAATGCCGTGGCCTGGTGCTACTCTGGGAGCCACGTGGTGAGCGTGGACCAGGCCAGGAAGGTTGTGCTCTGGCACTAG
- the ATG16L2 gene encoding protein Atg16l2 isoform X10: MPTCPAPPPLQMAYQVVEKSAALGTLESQLEERQSRLAALEARVAQLQEAREKEAGQVDARRALNAAQRAAYEALRVHVGHQEAALRRLEEEARDLLDRLVRRKARAAAERNLRNERRERAKQARVSQELKKAAKRTVSISESPDTLGDGIREEADTLALAAEPAFLESEVGEKWKRPFRSASATSLTLSRCVDVVKGLLDFKKRRGHSVGGAPEQRYQSIPVCVAARLPTRAQDVLDAHLSEVNAVRFGPSSSLLATGGADRLILLWNVVGGRLEANQTLEGAGGSITSVDFDPSGSQVLAATYNKAAQLWKVGEAQSKETLSGHTDKVTAAKFKLTRHQAVTGSRDRTVKEWDLGRAYCSRTINVLSYCNDVVCGDHVIISGHNDQKIRFWDSRGPRCTQVIPVQGRVTSLSLSHDQLHLLSCSRDDTLKVIDLRVSNIRQVFRADGFRCGSDWTKAVFSPDRSYALAGSWDGALYIWDVDTGKLESSLRGPHCAAVNAVAWCYSGSHVVSVDQARKVVLWH, from the exons ATGCCTACCTGTCCGGCCCCTCCGCCGCTGCAGATGGCCTACCAGGTGGTGGAGAAGAGCGCGGCCCTGGGCACCCTGGAGTCACAGCTGGAGGAGCGGCAAAGCAG GCTGGCAGCTCTGGAGGCCCGCGTGGCGCAGCTGCAGGAGGCGCGGGAGAAGGAGGCGGGACAGGTGGATGCGCGGCGCGCGCTGAACGCGGCACAGCGGGCGGCCTACGAGGCGCTGCGCGTGCACGTCGGGCACCAGGAGGCGGCTCTGCGCAGGCTCGAGGAGGAGGCACGCGACCTGCTGGATCGCCTGGTGCGGCGAAAGGCGCGCGCTGCAGCCGAGCGCAACCTGCGCAACGAGCGCCGCGAGAG GGCCAAGCAGGCGCGGGTGTCCCAGGAGCTGAAGAAGGCAGCCAAGCGGACAGTGAGCATAAGCGA GAGCCCAGACACATTAGGCGATGGGATCAGAGAGGAAGCAGACACTCTGGCTCTGGCAGCTGAGCCGGCGTTCCTGGAGAGTGAGGTTGGTGAGAAATGGAAGAGGCCCTTCAG GTCTGCCTCCGCCACCTCCCTGACGTTGTCCCGCTGTGTGGATGTGGTGAAGGGGCTTCTGGA TTTCAAGAAGAGGAGAGGCCACTCAGTTGGGGGAGCCCCTGAGCAGCGATACCAGAGCATCCCTGTGTGCGTGGCCGCCCGACTTCCTACCCGAGCTCAGGATGTGCTG GATGCCCACCTCTCCGAGGTCAATGCTGTTCGTTTTGGCCCCAGTAGCAGCCTCCTGGCCACCGGAGGGGCTGACCGCCTCATCCTCCTCTGGAATGTCGTGGGAG GGCGCCTGGAGGCCAACCAGACCCTTGAAGGAGCTGGCGGCAGCATCACCAGTGTGGACTTTGACCCCTCG gGCTCCCAGGTACTGGCAGCTACTTACAATAAGGCCGCCCAGCTTTGGAAGGTTGGGGAGGCACAGTCCAAG GAGACACTATCTGGACACACAGACAAGGTGACGGCTGCCAAATTCAAGCTAACGAGGCATCAGGCGGTGACCGGGAGCCGGGACCGGACAGTGAAGGAGTGGGACCTCGGCCGAGCCTACT GTTCCAGGACCATCAATGTCCTTTCCTACTGTAACGATGTGGTGTGTGGGGACCATGTCATCATTAGTGGTCACAATGACCAGAAGATCCGGTTCTGGGACAGCAG GGGACCCCGCTGCACCCAGGTCATCCCTGTGCAGGGCCGggtcacctccctgagcctcagccacGACCAGCTGCATCTGCTCAGCTGTTCCCGAGACGACACGCTCAAGGTCATCGACCTGCGTGTCAGCAATATCCGCCAGGTGTTCAG GGCTGATGGCTTCAGGTGCGGTTCTGACTGGACCAAAGCTGTGTTCAG CCCAGACAGAAGCTACGCACTGGCAGGTTCCTGGGATGGAGCCCTTTACATCTGGGATGTAGACACTGGGAAACTGGAGAGTAGCCTTCGGGGACCCCATTG cgCTGCCGTCAATGCCGTGGCCTGGTGCTACTCTGGGAGCCACGTGGTGAGCGTGGACCAGGCCAGGAAGGTTGTGCTCTGGCACTAG